The Ramlibacter algicola genome segment AGGCCCCATGACTCCGCTGATCCTGGCCGGCAACGCGGTCACCGCCGAAGTCCTGCTCACGTACCTGCGCCGCGACAGCCGCTACTCGGTCATCGCCACGACCGTGGACGATGCCTACGCCGCTGGCGGCAGCGTGCGCGACGTGCCCTGCGTCCCGCTGTCGCAACTGCAGGCCGCGCATGCACCGGGCAGCTGCCGCATCCTGATGGCGATGGGCTACGACGACCTGAATCGCACGCGGGCCTCCATGTTCGAGCGCCTGCGCGGTCAGGGCTACACCCTCGAGACCTACGTGCACCCGGACGCGCGCGTCTTCGGAGAGGTGGGCGAAGGCAGCATCGTGCTGCCCGGGGCGATCGTCGAGCCGCTGGCCACGGTCGGCCGCGACACGATGGTGTGGTCCAACGTCACGCTCGCGCACCACTCCACGGTCGGCGACCACTGCTGGGTGGCGGCGGGCACGGTGGTGTCGGGGCAGGCGGTCGTGGAGCACCACACCTTCGTCGGCGTCGGCGCGACCATCGTCAACAAGATCAAGGTGGCGGACCACAACATCATCGGCGCCGGCGCACTCATCACGCGCGACACCAAGCCGGACACCGTGCATCTCGCGCGCTCGGCCGAGCCGGTGCGGTTCAGCGCCAACGACTACGTCAAGCATTTTGGAAACTAAGATGGACAAGCGTCTCGCCGGCATCCTCGCCGAGGTCTTCGACATGCGACCGGCCGACATCCACATCGGGCTGGAGCGCGCCGACGTCGGGACCTGGGACTCGCTCAAGCAGATGGACCTGGTGCTGACGGTCGAGCGGGAGTACGACATTGCCCTGGACATGCCGGACATCATCCGCATGCTGACCGTGCGCGGCATCGTCGACGTGCTCCGCGACAAGGGGGTCGCCCTTGAAGCTTGAGGGCGCCATCGCGGTCGTCACCGGCGCCGCGCAAGGCCTGGGCCTGGCCATCGCCACGCACCTGGCGCAGGCCGGGGCGACGGTGGTCGCGGCCGACCGCGATGAGGCGGCGCTCGCGCGGCTGCCGGCTCCGCTGCAGCCGTGCCGGCTCGACGTCACCGACGCCGCGCAAGTGAAGGCGGCGGCCGAGGCCATCGCGCAGCAGCACGGCCGCATCGACATCCTGGTGAACAACGCCGGTGTGATCATGAGCGAGCCGTTCGTGAACATGATGAATCCGGCGTCGCTGATGCACGACCTCGGGCGCTTCGAGGACTGCATCCGCGTCAACATGACGTCGGTGTTCATCGTCACCTCGGCGGTCGTCGAGCAGATGGTGCGGCGTCGCACCCGTGGCGCGGTCGTCAACATCAGCTCGATCAGCGCCACCGGCAACGAGGGGCAGGTGGCGTACTCGGCCGCCAAGGCG includes the following:
- a CDS encoding SDR family NAD(P)-dependent oxidoreductase, producing the protein MKLEGAIAVVTGAAQGLGLAIATHLAQAGATVVAADRDEAALARLPAPLQPCRLDVTDAAQVKAAAEAIAQQHGRIDILVNNAGVIMSEPFVNMMNPASLMHDLGRFEDCIRVNMTSVFIVTSAVVEQMVRRRTRGAVVNISSISATGNEGQVAYSAAKAGVNAMTSALAKELGRWSIRCNAVAPGFIGTDSTRRALSEATLKHIQANTPLRRLGEPVDVARAVASAIENDFMNGAVLQVDGGLTL
- a CDS encoding acyl carrier protein — encoded protein: MDKRLAGILAEVFDMRPADIHIGLERADVGTWDSLKQMDLVLTVEREYDIALDMPDIIRMLTVRGIVDVLRDKGVALEA
- a CDS encoding acetyltransferase yields the protein MTPLILAGNAVTAEVLLTYLRRDSRYSVIATTVDDAYAAGGSVRDVPCVPLSQLQAAHAPGSCRILMAMGYDDLNRTRASMFERLRGQGYTLETYVHPDARVFGEVGEGSIVLPGAIVEPLATVGRDTMVWSNVTLAHHSTVGDHCWVAAGTVVSGQAVVEHHTFVGVGATIVNKIKVADHNIIGAGALITRDTKPDTVHLARSAEPVRFSANDYVKHFGN